The following are encoded in a window of Cycloclasticus pugetii PS-1 genomic DNA:
- a CDS encoding SURF1 family protein, with protein MLLSLGNWQLNRAQEKQDILDLQSIRMNMESVELSTLQLRANKGLRYWPVKATGLLDTDQQILIDNQVKDGRQGYFVLTPLKLNASEAILLNRGWVPAGPTRDILPNVSLPANEVTISGKLDHFPSVGIKLDGADTLSNGWPSVTQLIDVDKVSERLGYTVLPYQLLLNQQEPNGYDRRWVPMKMGPQKHHGYAFQWFALATAWVIIYFVLTIKLGRKKNG; from the coding sequence TTGCTTCTAAGTTTGGGTAATTGGCAGCTTAATAGAGCTCAAGAAAAGCAAGATATATTAGATTTGCAGTCCATCAGAATGAACATGGAGTCTGTTGAGTTGTCAACGTTGCAGTTGAGAGCTAATAAAGGCTTACGTTACTGGCCAGTTAAGGCAACTGGTTTGTTAGACACAGATCAACAAATTTTAATAGATAATCAAGTGAAAGATGGTCGACAGGGCTACTTTGTATTAACACCTTTAAAATTAAATGCTTCAGAAGCAATTTTATTGAATCGAGGGTGGGTGCCTGCTGGACCGACTAGAGATATTTTACCAAATGTCAGTTTACCGGCTAATGAGGTTACAATTAGTGGGAAACTAGATCATTTCCCCAGTGTTGGTATAAAGCTAGATGGAGCAGATACACTGTCTAATGGTTGGCCTTCGGTAACGCAATTAATTGATGTCGATAAGGTGTCGGAACGCTTAGGTTATACTGTTTTGCCATATCAACTGTTATTAAACCAACAAGAACCTAATGGCTATGATCGTCGTTGGGTTCCAATGAAGATGGGCCCACAAAAACACCATGGCTACGCATTTCAATGGTTTGCTTTAGCGACGGCTTGGGTCATTATTTATTTTGTATTAACCATAAAACTAGGTAGAAAAAAGAATGGATAA
- a CDS encoding DUF2909 domain-containing protein codes for MNPFIKYLIVFTLCVIIYSLFKAFYHLSRRKSSPKEVVKSLALRIGLSLTLFISLLLFSYLGFIKPHAAIPTQQSNQQPLNQ; via the coding sequence ATGAACCCCTTCATTAAATACCTAATTGTTTTTACATTATGCGTCATTATTTACAGCCTCTTTAAAGCTTTCTACCATTTGTCTCGTAGAAAATCTTCCCCTAAAGAAGTGGTGAAGTCACTCGCACTACGAATTGGCCTATCATTAACGCTATTCATTTCATTATTATTATTTTCTTATCTTGGCTTTATTAAGCCTCATGCTGCCATACCCACCCAGCAAAGTAATCAACAACCATTAAATCAATGA
- a CDS encoding cytochrome c oxidase subunit 3: MSSENAYYVPHDAKWPIIGSIGLMLFFGGFAAELNNAPSASIIMTVGFLVLVYMMFGWFGEVINESESGAYKSNEDASFRGGMVWFIFSEVMFFAAFFGALYYIRTFSVPWIGGEGSGASTNEYIWDGFEAMWPTNGPANVGGEYEKMGPWGLPAINTLILLTSGVTVTWAHWGLIANKRKQLIIGLALTVILGFVFVALQALEYSHGYNDLNLTMASGVYGSTFYMLTGFHGFHVSMGAIILAVILFRSMKGHFTPENHFAFEAAAWYWHFVDVVWLGLFVFVYWL; the protein is encoded by the coding sequence ATGTCTTCTGAAAACGCGTATTACGTACCTCACGATGCGAAATGGCCGATTATTGGCTCCATTGGTTTGATGTTATTTTTTGGTGGTTTTGCTGCCGAGCTAAATAATGCTCCTTCTGCATCTATTATCATGACGGTAGGTTTTTTAGTTTTGGTTTATATGATGTTTGGGTGGTTCGGCGAAGTTATTAATGAAAGTGAATCGGGTGCTTATAAAAGCAATGAAGATGCTTCTTTTCGTGGCGGCATGGTTTGGTTTATCTTTTCTGAAGTAATGTTTTTTGCCGCATTCTTTGGTGCTTTGTATTATATTCGAACATTTTCAGTGCCTTGGATAGGCGGCGAAGGCTCAGGAGCGAGTACCAATGAATATATTTGGGATGGCTTTGAGGCGATGTGGCCAACAAATGGACCAGCAAATGTAGGTGGTGAATATGAGAAAATGGGCCCATGGGGTTTGCCAGCGATCAACACACTTATTCTGTTAACAAGTGGTGTGACGGTGACTTGGGCACATTGGGGTTTAATTGCTAATAAACGTAAACAGCTTATTATCGGATTGGCGTTAACGGTTATTTTGGGCTTCGTATTCGTTGCTTTACAGGCCCTTGAATACAGTCACGGTTATAATGACTTGAACTTAACCATGGCTTCGGGCGTTTATGGCTCTACTTTTTATATGTTGACTGGTTTCCATGGGTTTCATGTATCAATGGGTGCTATTATCCTCGCAGTTATCCTTTTTCGTAGTATGAAGGGACACTTCACGCCAGAAAATCATTTTGCTTTTGAAGCAGCGGCTTGGTATTGGCACTTTGTTGACGTGGTTTGGTTGGGACTATTTGTCTTTGTCTATTGGCTATAG
- the ctaD gene encoding cytochrome c oxidase subunit I, translating to MATVIDSHDDHHDHGPAKGFMRWVTTTNHKDIGTLYLVFALVMFMVGGAMAMVIRLELFQPGLQFIDPGFFNQMTTVHALVMIFGAVMPAFVGLANWMLPIMIGGPDMALPRMNNWSFWILPFAFTMLLATFFMDGGAPAGGWTMYPPLVLQGGNGFPFMIFAIHMMGISSVMGAINVIVTILNMRAPGMTLMKMPLFVWTWFITAYLLIAVMPVLAGAITMLLTDRFYDTTFFSATGGGDPVLFQHIFWFFGHPEVYILILPAFGIISAIIPTFARKPLFGYSSMVYATSSIAFLSFIVWAHHMFTVGLPLQGELFFMYATMLIAVPTGVKVFNWISTMWKGSMTFETPMLFAIGFVIMFTIGGFSGLMLAIAPADFQYHDTYFVVAHFHYVLVTGAVYSIMASVYYWIPKWTGNMYSEKMGQWHFWLSTISVNVLFFPQHFLGLAGMPRRIPDYSVQFAEFNMWSSIGGFAFGLSQVFFCFIVYKTIKGGEKATDQVWEGAEGLEWTLPSPAPYHSFSTAPEIK from the coding sequence ATGGCGACTGTTATAGATTCACATGATGATCACCACGATCATGGTCCAGCAAAAGGCTTTATGCGTTGGGTAACAACAACAAACCATAAAGACATTGGCACACTGTATTTAGTATTTGCACTAGTGATGTTTATGGTTGGTGGTGCAATGGCAATGGTTATACGCTTGGAATTATTTCAACCAGGTTTACAATTTATTGATCCAGGCTTCTTTAATCAAATGACAACTGTTCATGCTTTAGTCATGATTTTTGGTGCTGTTATGCCGGCTTTTGTGGGTTTAGCCAATTGGATGTTGCCCATTATGATTGGCGGCCCTGATATGGCATTACCTAGGATGAATAACTGGAGTTTTTGGATACTACCTTTTGCATTTACAATGCTATTGGCAACATTCTTTATGGATGGTGGTGCGCCAGCAGGTGGCTGGACTATGTACCCACCGTTAGTACTACAAGGTGGTAACGGCTTTCCATTTATGATTTTTGCGATTCATATGATGGGTATTTCATCTGTGATGGGCGCTATAAACGTTATTGTTACCATCCTTAATATGCGTGCTCCTGGCATGACATTGATGAAAATGCCTTTATTTGTATGGACTTGGTTCATTACAGCCTATTTATTAATTGCCGTAATGCCTGTGTTAGCAGGGGCAATCACAATGCTTTTGACAGATCGCTTTTACGATACAACGTTCTTTAGTGCAACGGGTGGTGGTGATCCTGTGTTGTTCCAGCATATTTTCTGGTTCTTTGGTCATCCAGAAGTGTATATTTTGATTTTGCCAGCTTTTGGTATCATTTCTGCGATTATTCCAACGTTTGCTCGTAAGCCTCTATTTGGTTACAGCTCAATGGTATACGCGACCTCGTCGATCGCATTCCTTTCATTTATTGTTTGGGCGCATCACATGTTCACAGTGGGCTTGCCGCTGCAAGGTGAATTGTTTTTCATGTACGCAACGATGTTGATTGCGGTACCAACAGGGGTGAAAGTGTTTAACTGGATTTCCACTATGTGGAAAGGCTCGATGACATTTGAAACACCCATGTTATTTGCGATTGGTTTTGTCATTATGTTTACGATTGGTGGGTTCTCAGGCTTAATGTTGGCGATTGCCCCTGCAGATTTTCAATACCATGACACCTATTTTGTTGTCGCTCATTTCCATTACGTATTGGTGACCGGTGCGGTGTATTCAATCATGGCATCTGTTTATTATTGGATTCCAAAGTGGACAGGCAATATGTATAGCGAAAAAATGGGCCAATGGCACTTTTGGCTATCTACGATATCTGTGAATGTATTGTTCTTCCCTCAACACTTTTTAGGGCTTGCTGGAATGCCTCGTCGTATTCCTGATTACTCAGTTCAGTTTGCAGAATTTAATATGTGGTCGAGTATTGGTGGTTTTGCCTTTGGCCTGTCGCAAGTATTTTTCTGCTTCATTGTTTATAAAACAATCAAAGGCGGGGAAAAAGCAACGGATCAAGTTTGGGAAGGAGCTGAAGGTCTTGAATGGACATTGCCTTCTCCAGCGCCGTATCATAGTTTTTCAACGGCACCTGAAATTAAATAA
- the coxB gene encoding cytochrome c oxidase subunit II, which yields MIKLKQLFAGGTVLTLMSGIAQADYGLNLPVGVTETSKQVHDLHMLILWVCVAIGVVVFGAMIYSMIYHRKSRGAVASQFHESMAAELVWTIIPFIILIVMAIPATKVLIEMHDTSEADMKIKVTGYQWKWRYEYVGEGVDFFSTLDVASNEARQVGSEIDPATVENYLLNVDNPLVLPVGKKVSFLLTASDVIHSWWVPDFGWKKDAIPGYINEAWVVVDKPGIYRGQCAELCGRDHGFMPIVVEVKSEEDYAAWLAEQKSGVKGAKIAALDALNPRDLKDN from the coding sequence GTGATTAAACTAAAGCAACTTTTTGCTGGTGGCACTGTATTGACGTTGATGTCAGGCATCGCCCAGGCGGACTATGGGTTGAATTTACCGGTGGGTGTAACTGAGACGAGCAAGCAAGTTCATGATTTGCATATGTTGATCCTATGGGTCTGTGTAGCGATTGGCGTGGTTGTTTTTGGTGCGATGATTTATTCGATGATTTATCACCGTAAATCACGCGGTGCAGTGGCATCACAGTTTCATGAAAGCATGGCGGCAGAATTGGTGTGGACAATTATTCCATTCATCATTCTGATTGTTATGGCTATTCCAGCGACGAAAGTGTTGATTGAAATGCATGACACGTCTGAAGCTGATATGAAAATCAAAGTAACCGGCTACCAGTGGAAATGGCGTTATGAGTATGTCGGTGAAGGCGTAGACTTCTTTAGCACATTAGATGTTGCCAGTAACGAAGCACGTCAAGTTGGTTCAGAAATTGATCCAGCCACTGTTGAGAATTACTTGTTAAATGTTGACAACCCATTGGTGCTGCCTGTGGGCAAAAAAGTAAGTTTCTTATTAACAGCAAGTGATGTTATCCACTCTTGGTGGGTACCAGATTTTGGCTGGAAGAAAGATGCGATCCCTGGTTATATTAATGAAGCTTGGGTTGTAGTGGATAAACCAGGTATTTACCGAGGTCAATGTGCTGAGTTATGTGGTCGTGACCATGGTTTTATGCCTATCGTTGTTGAAGTCAAATCTGAAGAAGATTATGCAGCGTGGTTAGCCGAACAGAAATCAGGGGTTAAGGGAGCGAAAATAGCAGCACTTGACGCGCTTAATCCAAGAGACTTAAAAGATAATTAG
- the bioD gene encoding dethiobiotin synthase yields the protein MLKSFFITGTDTDVGKTYVAAALIRGLAERQLTVSGFKPVAAGATWQDGQFKNEDAIDLMRESTAGLGYSDVNPYCFEPAIAPHIAAEQEDMVINLPDIEAVYAKHKLAADMVIVEGAGGWMVPLNDQLGFDDLALALNAPVILVVGLKLGCINHALLTEAAILNKGCRIAGWIGNDLNGQFMEINENIRTLKQRMKSKFIGNIEYQPDKDKKSAVDQRKIKGLLDYLIEFR from the coding sequence ATGTTAAAGAGTTTTTTTATTACGGGTACCGATACGGATGTTGGAAAAACTTATGTCGCGGCTGCCTTAATAAGAGGTTTAGCAGAGCGTCAGTTGACGGTGTCTGGTTTTAAGCCGGTTGCTGCTGGTGCTACATGGCAGGATGGTCAATTTAAAAATGAAGACGCAATTGATTTAATGCGGGAATCTACGGCAGGGCTGGGCTATTCGGATGTAAACCCTTATTGTTTTGAACCAGCCATAGCACCGCACATTGCGGCGGAACAAGAAGACATGGTCATTAACTTGCCAGACATTGAGGCGGTTTACGCAAAACATAAGTTGGCAGCTGATATGGTGATAGTGGAGGGAGCCGGAGGTTGGATGGTTCCGCTAAATGATCAGCTTGGTTTTGATGATTTGGCGTTAGCGCTTAATGCTCCGGTTATTCTAGTCGTTGGTTTAAAGCTTGGGTGTATTAATCATGCGTTATTGACTGAGGCTGCAATTTTGAACAAGGGGTGTCGGATTGCAGGTTGGATCGGTAATGACCTAAACGGTCAGTTTATGGAGATAAATGAAAATATACGGACATTAAAGCAGCGAATGAAATCTAAATTTATAGGCAATATTGAATATCAACCAGATAAAGACAAAAAGAGTGCTGTGGATCAAAGAAAGATAAAGGGTCTACTTGATTATTTGATTGAATTTCGTTAA
- the bioC gene encoding malonyl-ACP O-methyltransferase BioC, translated as MSVGGFQKVTYSKEMVRQSFDSASQNYNEHTSLQRLIGDRLLLHKKAQNHANQSVLDIGAGTGYLTKKLFELNEVKDVYALDIAIGMLKHARHYLGTLQAKGVICADAEKLPLNDGVMDVIYSNLAFQWCENLEKVFAQVHRVLQPKGLFVFSTFGPATLTELKSSWQQSDKAVHVNSFVGEEVIRQALQRAGFYDITILTDNIVNYYSSPKQLMVSLKGMGAHNMNQGRRLGLTGVKSFKAMLKAYESLRTEQGVPATFQAVYVYAKKVGKV; from the coding sequence ATGAGCGTTGGCGGGTTTCAAAAAGTTACTTATAGTAAAGAAATGGTGCGTCAATCATTCGACTCAGCGTCACAAAACTATAACGAACATACCTCTCTTCAACGGCTGATTGGTGATCGCTTACTTTTACACAAAAAAGCTCAAAATCATGCGAATCAAAGCGTTCTTGATATTGGCGCTGGAACGGGCTATTTAACCAAGAAATTATTTGAGTTAAATGAAGTGAAGGATGTGTATGCTTTAGATATTGCAATTGGTATGTTGAAGCATGCACGTCATTATTTAGGGACTTTGCAGGCGAAAGGCGTTATATGTGCCGATGCTGAAAAGTTACCACTGAATGATGGCGTTATGGATGTGATTTATTCTAATCTGGCATTTCAATGGTGTGAAAACTTGGAGAAAGTGTTTGCTCAAGTACATAGGGTGTTACAGCCGAAAGGTTTGTTTGTGTTCAGCACATTTGGGCCTGCAACATTGACTGAGTTAAAAAGCTCATGGCAGCAAAGTGATAAGGCGGTACACGTTAATTCGTTTGTGGGTGAAGAAGTGATTCGGCAAGCGCTTCAACGTGCTGGTTTTTACGACATAACGATACTGACGGATAATATTGTGAATTATTACTCATCACCAAAACAATTGATGGTGAGCCTGAAAGGGATGGGAGCACACAATATGAATCAAGGACGACGGCTTGGTTTAACAGGTGTTAAATCATTTAAGGCTATGCTCAAAGCGTATGAAAGTTTACGAACAGAGCAAGGGGTCCCTGCCACTTTTCAGGCAGTTTATGTTTATGCTAAAAAGGTGGGTAAAGTTTAA
- the bioH gene encoding pimeloyl-ACP methyl ester esterase BioH produces MVLLTALNIQESGEGPNLVLVHGWAMNNLVWNNWLALLEQSFRVICVELPGHGNSKYNEPWQMSDLLEMMAAQLPQQCSFLGWSLGGLVALAYADHFPKRVNRLVMLASTPKFVQSADWQPAQSKAVFDVFSNHLKRKPLPTMKRFVKLQTDGGEPSQTIERFLKSVLQVRSETSTKGLISGLDILSQADYRLALKKLNCPTMLLLGEKDQLVPVEVADEFAQINPRVAVCVIEGATHVPFLSHPNEVSQELVRFMSAGDREL; encoded by the coding sequence ATTGTTCTGTTAACAGCATTAAATATACAAGAATCGGGTGAAGGGCCAAATCTTGTGTTAGTACATGGCTGGGCCATGAATAACTTGGTTTGGAATAATTGGTTAGCTCTTTTGGAACAGTCCTTTCGTGTTATTTGTGTTGAGTTGCCGGGGCACGGAAACAGCAAGTATAACGAGCCATGGCAGATGAGTGACTTGCTGGAGATGATGGCGGCACAATTACCTCAGCAGTGTAGTTTTTTGGGGTGGTCATTAGGCGGGTTGGTTGCCTTGGCTTATGCAGATCACTTCCCGAAGCGTGTTAATCGGCTTGTCATGTTGGCGAGCACACCAAAATTCGTACAATCTGCCGACTGGCAGCCTGCCCAATCTAAAGCAGTATTTGATGTTTTTTCTAATCACTTGAAAAGAAAGCCGCTGCCAACTATGAAACGCTTTGTTAAATTGCAAACAGATGGTGGTGAACCATCTCAAACAATCGAGAGGTTTCTAAAGTCGGTGTTACAGGTGCGCAGTGAAACATCAACAAAAGGATTGATTAGCGGTTTGGATATTTTATCTCAGGCTGACTATCGGCTTGCGTTAAAAAAACTAAACTGTCCGACTATGCTGTTGCTTGGGGAGAAGGATCAATTGGTGCCAGTTGAGGTAGCAGATGAGTTCGCACAAATTAATCCTCGTGTTGCTGTGTGTGTCATAGAGGGCGCCACACATGTTCCTTTTTTGTCACACCCGAATGAGGTATCACAAGAGTTAGTACGATTTATGTCTGCTGGAGATAGGGAGTTATGA
- the bioF gene encoding 8-amino-7-oxononanoate synthase, giving the protein MDPWELATKLDELKRQQRYRLRKTIESPQGASVQMAGQMFDNFSSNDYLGLANHPSVIKAFQQAAERYGVGSGSAHLICGHSAEHHALEEELAEFTGRDRALIFSTGYMANLGAISAMAHKGDEIFQDKLNHASLIDGGRLSGAQVKRFVHGDMGQLKQLLEGSSTRRKLVVSDGVFSMDGDEANMQDLVGLTETSNAMLMIDDAHGLGVLGEKGGGLLEACDLNQQQVPILMATLGKGLGTSGAFVAGSEELIETLIQQARTYVFTTAMPSAVMAATRQSLKICQQETWRREKLRHLVARFRKGAEQLGLNLMPSQTPIQPIILGSNEAVMAAGEYLKEKGVLVGAIRYPAVKKASERLRITLSATHTDSQVDNLLLGLEELFC; this is encoded by the coding sequence ATGGATCCTTGGGAGTTAGCAACAAAGCTCGATGAGTTAAAGCGTCAGCAGCGCTATCGCTTGCGCAAAACAATCGAAAGTCCTCAAGGTGCAAGTGTCCAAATGGCTGGGCAAATGTTCGATAACTTTTCGAGCAATGACTACCTGGGGTTAGCAAATCATCCGTCGGTTATTAAAGCATTTCAACAAGCTGCTGAACGTTACGGTGTTGGAAGTGGTTCTGCGCATTTGATTTGTGGCCATAGTGCCGAACATCATGCGCTTGAGGAAGAACTGGCAGAATTTACCGGGCGTGATCGCGCGTTGATTTTTTCAACTGGCTATATGGCAAATCTAGGCGCAATATCGGCAATGGCTCATAAAGGCGATGAGATTTTCCAAGATAAACTTAATCATGCATCACTGATCGATGGCGGAAGACTTTCTGGTGCTCAGGTTAAACGGTTTGTTCATGGTGATATGGGGCAGTTAAAGCAATTGCTCGAAGGCTCATCAACTCGCAGAAAGTTGGTCGTTAGTGATGGCGTGTTTAGTATGGACGGTGATGAAGCCAACATGCAGGACTTGGTTGGTCTAACGGAAACCTCAAATGCAATGTTGATGATTGATGATGCGCATGGGCTAGGGGTGTTGGGTGAAAAAGGTGGTGGGTTATTGGAAGCATGCGACTTAAATCAGCAACAAGTCCCCATTTTGATGGCGACGTTAGGCAAGGGCTTGGGAACATCAGGGGCTTTTGTTGCAGGTAGTGAAGAACTTATCGAAACGTTGATACAGCAAGCGCGTACCTACGTTTTTACCACTGCAATGCCGTCAGCGGTAATGGCAGCCACCAGACAAAGTTTAAAAATTTGCCAACAAGAAACATGGCGCAGAGAAAAGTTACGGCATTTGGTCGCTAGGTTTAGGAAAGGCGCCGAGCAATTAGGGCTTAACTTAATGCCTTCGCAGACACCTATCCAGCCGATTATTCTTGGTAGTAATGAGGCGGTCATGGCTGCGGGTGAGTATTTAAAAGAGAAAGGTGTTTTAGTGGGCGCTATTCGTTATCCAGCGGTTAAAAAAGCGAGTGAGAGGCTAAGAATTACGTTATCGGCAACCCATACGGACTCACAAGTTGATAATTTACTGCTGGGTTTGGAGGAATTGTTCTGTTAA
- the bioB gene encoding biotin synthase BioB, with the protein MSIASEAIGEQKKAAVNIVRNTWPLKKIQALFDLPFNDLLFKAHTIHRENFDPNAVQISTLLSIKTGACPEDCSYCPQSVRYDTGLEKEALMEIRAVVDAAKEAKANGASRFCMGAAWRSPKDRDLNKVTKMVEEVKALGMETCVTLGMLEDGQAQQLKDAGLDYYNHNIDTSEDYYKEVITTRTYQDRLDTIDTVRNAGINVCSGGIVGMGEASDDRAKMLQTLANMEHPPESVPINKLVQVKGTPLDGAEAIDSLEFIKTIAVARILMPTSQVRLSAGRSDMTDEMQAMCFFAGANSIFYGDQLLTTENPEESADHQLFKRLGIYPATV; encoded by the coding sequence ATGAGCATAGCATCAGAAGCGATTGGCGAGCAAAAAAAAGCTGCCGTTAATATAGTTAGGAACACGTGGCCGTTAAAGAAAATTCAAGCACTGTTTGATTTGCCATTCAACGATTTGCTTTTTAAAGCGCACACTATCCACCGTGAGAATTTTGACCCAAATGCGGTTCAAATTAGCACCTTATTGAGTATTAAAACGGGCGCATGCCCTGAAGACTGCTCCTATTGCCCACAAAGTGTTCGTTACGATACGGGGCTGGAAAAAGAAGCATTAATGGAAATTAGAGCAGTTGTTGATGCGGCTAAAGAAGCTAAAGCGAATGGTGCAAGCCGATTTTGCATGGGGGCGGCATGGCGTAGCCCTAAAGATCGTGATTTAAATAAAGTCACCAAAATGGTTGAAGAGGTAAAAGCCTTGGGAATGGAAACCTGTGTTACCTTGGGAATGTTGGAAGATGGCCAAGCGCAACAGTTAAAAGACGCTGGGCTAGATTATTACAACCATAATATTGATACGTCAGAAGACTATTATAAAGAGGTGATTACGACGCGAACCTATCAAGATCGCTTAGATACGATTGATACGGTTCGAAATGCCGGCATTAACGTGTGTAGCGGCGGAATTGTCGGCATGGGTGAGGCCAGTGATGACCGAGCAAAGATGTTACAAACATTAGCGAACATGGAGCATCCGCCAGAAAGCGTACCGATTAATAAATTAGTGCAAGTAAAAGGGACGCCATTAGACGGTGCCGAGGCGATAGACTCGCTTGAATTTATAAAAACGATCGCAGTGGCTCGAATTTTAATGCCAACTTCTCAAGTCAGGTTGTCTGCTGGTCGTTCTGATATGACCGATGAAATGCAGGCGATGTGTTTCTTTGCAGGCGCAAACTCCATTTTTTACGGTGATCAACTGTTAACCACAGAAAATCCAGAAGAAAGTGCAGACCATCAATTGTTTAAGCGATTAGGTATTTATCCTGCAACGGTGTAG
- a CDS encoding ComF family protein produces the protein MSKLIYTKMDNWSNIIQFNLYPPTCFICDQPGHNALDLCTECLQELKPSTHACPVCNIELSAVSSICGRCLQRPPCFDHVFSLYRYEGIAQFLIKSLKFQAKHSCARTIGHLMGQHFKTLEKLPDALIAVPLHPKRLKERGFNQAELIAQHIHKELNIPLVSPDLTRIINSTSQTSLKASERRKNLKNAFCYEPSIELRSIAVIDDVVTTGSTANEIAKTLKKKGVQQVEIWAFARA, from the coding sequence TTGTCAAAATTAATTTATACAAAAATGGACAACTGGTCAAATATTATCCAATTTAACCTTTACCCGCCCACTTGTTTTATTTGTGATCAGCCAGGGCATAATGCATTAGACCTATGCACTGAATGCCTACAAGAACTAAAGCCATCAACACACGCATGCCCAGTCTGCAATATAGAGCTCAGCGCTGTATCATCCATTTGTGGCCGCTGCCTACAAAGGCCACCCTGTTTTGACCATGTGTTTTCGTTATACCGATACGAAGGTATTGCACAATTTTTAATTAAGTCATTAAAATTTCAAGCAAAACACAGTTGCGCAAGAACCATCGGGCACCTAATGGGGCAGCACTTCAAAACTCTCGAAAAGCTACCTGACGCCCTAATAGCTGTTCCACTACACCCAAAACGCCTAAAAGAACGAGGGTTTAACCAAGCAGAACTTATCGCTCAACATATACATAAAGAGCTCAACATTCCTCTGGTTTCGCCCGACCTGACTCGAATCATTAACAGCACGAGCCAAACCAGCCTTAAAGCCAGCGAACGTCGAAAAAACTTAAAAAATGCTTTTTGCTATGAGCCATCAATAGAACTTAGATCCATCGCTGTTATTGATGACGTGGTCACGACTGGATCGACAGCAAACGAAATTGCCAAAACGCTGAAGAAAAAAGGAGTGCAACAGGTTGAAATTTGGGCTTTTGCTCGGGCTTAA
- the ubiA gene encoding 4-hydroxybenzoate octaprenyltransferase, producing MMKLELKKENIEAYWRLTRMHKPIGSLLLLWPMYWALWIASNGKPDILVLIVFTLGVVLMRSAGCVINDYADRKLDPHVLRTKDRPLALGQVEPTEALQLFFVLVFASSLLVLLMSTLTIYLSLGAVFLASLYPFMKRHTHLPQIFLGMAFGWAVPMIFAAQTNTVPAMAWLIFTATVIWAVIYDTMYAMVDRDDDLKIGVKSTAILFGDLDKVLIGFFQLLFFIALIMIGQKADLGSLYFTAVFIAFLLSIYHQYLIKDRDRSKCMAAFLNNNWLGLIVFVGIAADYAVKGIVA from the coding sequence ATGATGAAATTAGAATTAAAAAAAGAAAACATTGAGGCGTATTGGCGTTTAACACGCATGCATAAGCCAATTGGTAGCCTATTATTACTTTGGCCGATGTATTGGGCGCTTTGGATCGCCAGTAATGGCAAGCCGGATATTCTGGTTTTGATCGTGTTTACGTTGGGCGTGGTGTTGATGCGTTCGGCTGGCTGTGTGATTAACGATTATGCAGATAGAAAACTTGACCCACATGTGTTGCGAACAAAAGATCGACCGCTAGCCTTAGGGCAAGTAGAGCCCACTGAAGCATTGCAATTATTTTTTGTTTTGGTTTTTGCGTCGTCGCTGTTGGTGTTACTGATGAGCACGCTGACAATTTATTTATCATTGGGTGCTGTTTTTTTAGCCTCGTTGTATCCCTTTATGAAACGCCATACTCATTTGCCGCAAATATTCTTAGGCATGGCATTTGGCTGGGCCGTTCCTATGATTTTTGCTGCTCAAACAAATACTGTGCCTGCGATGGCTTGGCTGATCTTTACCGCTACAGTGATATGGGCAGTGATCTACGATACGATGTACGCAATGGTTGACCGTGATGATGATTTAAAAATTGGGGTTAAATCTACGGCCATTTTGTTCGGTGATTTGGATAAAGTATTGATTGGTTTTTTCCAGCTATTATTTTTTATAGCGTTGATCATGATTGGGCAAAAAGCAGATTTGGGCAGCCTTTATTTTACAGCCGTCTTCATTGCGTTTTTACTGTCTATTTACCATCAGTATTTGATCAAAGATCGAGATCGCTCAAAGTGTATGGCGGCGTTTTTAAATAATAACTGGCTCGGTTTAATCGTTTTTGTAGGTATAGCTGCGGACTATGCAGTAAAAGGTATTGTTGCTTAA